From the Perca flavescens isolate YP-PL-M2 chromosome 21, PFLA_1.0, whole genome shotgun sequence genome, one window contains:
- the jmjd1cb gene encoding probable JmjC domain-containing histone demethylation protein 2C isoform X2, producing the protein MAVEARPELVGKRFLCVSGDEPPEIGDFGRWPWRSGVIRAVNHRDSDNPDLTVYVEFDDQEWENREWVKVYEDFQLFLLEHQLVWAKRKEGPGGAGGAGAGGGAGGVLQGTKAKHIQWPALAFKPVVGKSLLSSVTAVEFLLDRQLDFLSDHSAFQPYQDEVDSQNPVLRDNHQLHEEVRGWLKDQKVQEIFMQGPYSLNGYRVRVYRQDSATQWFTGIITHHDLFSRNMVVMNDQVLEPQNVDPSMIQMTFLDDVVHSLLKGENIGITSRRRSRSSQNNNTAHMAGGRPGGTTGNTQSHYTRAQANSPRPIMTSSGPNPKGSQGTLASQQQSQSQQSQQPASQSHHSPSGSGREQREQRNSRSSRRKGSDSSVPEEDKDRREETTGRDSKSKAKQALNKRRKGEEEEKKAGLKRLKTDMTSDLSESSDSENPHNKRTSCSSSSSSSSSSSSSSSSSSSEPNSENELKTRSTDVKQSGVSKKEEEEKPLMQATKMNNSSSLIGRLSPWVELQAAEDSKKGVLKETGKMTTKEEEELVAVTQITQSPRQQTPLMSDTVQGGSMESSKNTVKASPRSQTPLLSHLGGGSVIDITDEAQATVHQESSEAVSALLASQKAESTALSPYLPLNPSPVSSPPVPPSPSPSEGGRRTDIEPPVQQQQGIMGGGMTAARSLGNKIEFAPSEVIRPVTSMVQNVVLVEKEKTVLPFHLHQQQQPQHHHHHQQEHTQQQQHYTSIHPSIKSPSLSEETRKHPQHQPTPHKMNTVLSPDLTKSRMSPNPAQLDSLKQKPQHPNNSQSHLYPNTNPVDLLKAKPHPGLLDISKPKPNTSPEVSKHKIQRYPDTSPPLRGRFLAKVEAAEAPRSGFKPVAARSESGGVGASVSSSTKSPLIIDKNETFTVYRDPALVRSDAENSVSATVSSNHVAAYLHPHLHTLHSPSPHSPCLTSASHSHAASHLLAPPHTSALPHPHLLPPGVLPAMPPPAASLLGGHPRLDSPSGLGHLALPHATAAHQQQFLQGQGPPPPPLLAQAHSGAAGLGLYPILWQYPNGTPTSYPPGLNLPPTAKWVHPENPVTVNSEASLRRNTASPWLHQGAGSAGDGLGLLSHVPVRPASADAHRPPVKINTHTHASPPLSKSSMNAHKEDVDKKGFVDPIRTLTLAQLKQEQTDRSRTPTGKDVHVHRLYLDPHCKARQDAVQAADRASKYKEENRQILKESIEVAPFTAKIQRSSDPGMDRDRERSRDPAFPVRLPALASPGPKAGHILPHVIQSEKSNYFTTLSNSVVNEPPRLYPSKELSSYYEKVSGGAPGVVASVGANVPSQGALSLGSYSSKTSLSKPPPLIKHQPEGGEGLAGKITEQLSQQVTLVQQQHSQHTGIDRIERRSPAISPSSSMSLSSSSAPNHHHHHHHPHHQQQQQQQQQQQQQQQLRAMPSLHRAPVFHPPTQHALERREAAEREKEREKERERERERAAYGGRLSPPTLTPIQPVSLAAAGSKTSAEQQKPPTLLPELRDVKGHGNAAVVTSVASAISGEIMTSSTDAWRGGEMIQERQGSFSGEKGVSRGKPQSAMASVIVRPSTSVKYDSPPGANKSGAMLLKELPQGRFYPSKLQGECLRLGESVREAVAGRVIQPNSNLDDMCVQYKNTYMRGMQGTMGASITNSVCRTAISAASAFGVQSISGTAISELGYSVSARGEISPHSAGFCGRVLSHLGPGEYQEGLGSRNTSPGGSLPPSSPAGTPQPSPSLTPTPSSISGSSQPYSSSFVHLKKHKAALAAAQSRSNFSTAPTSIATGNCFLPVDSVDKTPIHNSPPPPSSQASSSSVDSSSGSLASGSTTTGKSSPLPNGQSSGPASTSSGQSINYHKLKKAWLTRHSEEDRNTTATICSTSTKPEKLPSTTTTTTTTTSTSNTSAMAEMIKPCTVNLSASTSSEVEMSKESASKVERERQLEEKGGGVEERKAAPSSRRGNKRSYESGSESGGDDSDASESKMEGRAKRQPKPTYKKKQNDMAKKKGDNEKEEDDVKPNGIFRSAREKTKLKLASSNGIPRSVLKDWRKVKKLKQTAESFLQDDSCAEIGPNLQKCRECRVVRSKKGEEPTHSPVFCRFYYFRRLSFSKNGVIRMDGFSTPDQFDDEALALWVPGLMEESHLDQTTAKYILSFIGDKFCQMVVTENTAATWVKKDAKLAWKRAVRGVREMCDACEATLFNIHWVCQKCGFVVCLDCYKAKERRSSKDKELYGWLKCVKGQPHDHKHLMPTQIIPGTVLTELVTSMHSLREKHNIKSHCPCTNKQNLLTKLPATNGVSQVLQNVLNHSNKLSLVKAEPGSQQNSDQGGTKAETNGGRGGGSSPGSDAGSAPVTPPESQSPLHFLADLAEQKSREEKKENKSVLLGKSVQEDKDGDSLEVLQQCKTTSLVANSTEHGSTLRDLLTTTAGKLKLGSTDAGIAFAPVYSTASQTGKGGRTMPNILDDIIASVVENKIPASRQSITTKLSIKQEPVAPSNNNNNTISVPAITEDAKPDRKKSAHVTTAVPEESTNQYPDIPHCWLNNRRLLWLKDHSNQNNWKLFRECWKQGQPVLVSGIHKRLNGGLWKADSFNQEFADHQGDLLNCKDQVVSNSGIKEFWDGFEDITKRPKSKDGEPMVYRLKDWPSGEEFMALMPSRYDDLMKNLPLPEYSDPEGNLNLASHLPSFFVRPDLGPRLCCAYGVAASQDQDFGTANLHVEVSDVVSVLVYVGVAKGNGVLSKTGVLKRLEEEDLDEGVRRRLKDSSETPGALWHIYLNKDMDQVREFLYKEQGLDVSMDQDPIREQGLYLSRKQRQRLLDEHGVQGWTVVQFLGDSVLIPAGAMHQVQNLHSCVQVINDFVSPEHVANSFHLTQELRPNKEEVNYEDKLQVKNILYHCVKEVVSSLKRASDEEDDEEENS; encoded by the exons ATGGCGGGAGGGAGACCCGGCGGGACCACTGGCAACACTCAG AGTCATTACACACGAGCCCAAGCCAACAGCCCTCGCCCCATTATGACCTCATCAGGCCCCAACCCAAAAGGTTCCCAGGGGACGCTGGCCTCTCAACAGcagagccaatcacagcaaaGCCAGCAACCAGCCAGCCAATCGCACCACTCGCCCAGCGGCAGTGGGAGGGAGCAGAGAGAGCAGCGCAACTCTCGCTCCTCCAGGAGGAAAGGATCCGACAGCAGTGTTCCAGAGGAGGATAAGGACAGGAGAGAAGAGACCACAGGGAGAG ACTCCAAGTCCAAGGCTAAGCAGGCACTGAACAAACGCAGGAAGggcgaggaagaggagaagaaggcAGGTCTAAAGAGGCTGAAAACCGACATGACCTCTGACCTGTCAGAGAGCAGCGACTCAGAAAACCCACACAACAAGAGGACCTcatgctcctcttcctcctcgtcctcatcatcctcctcctcatcctcctcttcctcctcctcagagCCCAACTCCGAGAATGAGCTAAAGACTCGCAGCACTGATGTGAAACAAAGTGGTGTTTccaaaaaggaggaggaggagaagccgCTGATGCAGGCCACCAAAATGAATAATTCTTCGTCTCTTATTGGTCGCCTGTCCCCGTGGGTGGAGCTTCAGGCAGCGGAGGACAGCAAGAAGGGCGTGCTTAAGGAAACCGGCAAAATGACAacgaaagaggaagaggagttggTCGCGGTAACACAGATCACCCAGTCCCCGCGGCAACAGACGCCTCTGATGTCCGACACCGTCCAGGGCGGCAGTATGGAGAGCAGCAAGAACACTGTGAAAG cgTCACCTCGATCCCAGACGCCATTGTTGTCCCACCTGGGAGGTGGCAGTGTGATCGACATCACAGATGAGGCCCAGGCCACGGTGCACCAGGAGAGTTCAGAGGCAGTGTCAGCCCTGCTCGCCTCCCAGAAGGCCGAGTCCACGGCCCTCTCACCTTACCTCCCCCTCAACCCCTCCCCCGTCTCCTCGCCCCCCGTCCCTCCGTCTCCCTCACCATCAGAAGGAGGCCGCAGGACGGATATTGAGCCTCccgtgcagcagcagcagggcatTATGGGAGGTGGCATGACAGCAGCCAGGAGCTTAGGCAACAAGATAGAGTTTGCTCCCTCTGAGGTCATCAG GCCTGTCACATCGATGGTTCAAAATGTGGTGCTGGTGGAGAAGGAGAAAACTGTCCTTCCTTTTCATCTTCATCAACAGCAGCAGCcacagcatcatcatcatcatcagcaggagcacacacaacaacagcagcactaCACATCTATCCACCCCAGCATTAAGAGCCCGTCTCTGTCCGAGGAGACGAGAAAACACCCACAGCATCAACCGACCCCCCACAAGATGAACACAGTCCTCTCCCCTGATTTAACCAAATCCAGAATGAGCCCCAACCCAGCTCAGCTTGACTCCCTCAAACAGAAACCCCAGCACCCCAACAACTCTCAGAGCCATCTCTACCCCAACACAAACCCAGTTGACCTTCTCAAGGCTAAGCCCCACCCGGGCCTGCTGGACATTTCTAAACCTAAACCCAACACCTCCCCCGAGGTCTCTAAACATAAAATACAGAGGTACCCTGATACCTCCCCACCTCTGAGAGGCCGTTTTTTGGCTAAAGTAGAAGCAGCTGAAGCTCCGCGGTCTGGTTTCAAGCCGGTGGCGGCGCGGTCGGAGTCAGGGGGAGTCGGTGCGAGCGTCAGCAGCAGCACCAAGAGTCCTCTGATCATCGATAAGAACGAGACCTTCACCGTCTACAGGGACCCGGCGCTGGTCCGCTCCGACGCAGAGAACTCTGTCTCGGCCACAGTCTCCTCCAACCACGTGGCAGCCTATCTCCACCCCCACCTGCACACCCTTCATTCCCCCTCCCCTCACTCCCCCTGTCTCACTTCCGCATCCCACTCCCACGCCGCCTCCCACCTCCTCGCCCCCCCTCACACCTCTGCCCTGCCACATCCGCATCTTTTACCCCCCGGAGTGCTCCCGGCCATGCCTCCTCCCGCAGCATCTCTCCTCGGGGGCCACCCTCGGCTTGACTCCCCCAGCGGGTTGGGCCACCTTGCCCTGCCTCACGCAACAGCCGCACACCAGCAGCAGTTCCTACAG GGTCAGGGCCCTCCTCCACCCCCTCTACTAGCCCAGGCTCACAGCGGGGCAGCAGGGCTGGGCCTTTACCCCATCCTCTGGCAGTACCCCAACGGAACACCAACCTCCTATCCCCCAGGGCTCAACCTGCCCCCCACAGCTAAGTGGGTCCACCCGGAAAATCCTGTCACCGTGAATTCCGAAGCCTCTCTCAGGAGG AACACAGCCAGTCCGTGGCTGCACCAGGGTGCCGGTAGTGCTGGCGACGGTCTGGGTTTGCTGAGCCACGTTCCCGTTCGGCCAGCCAGTGCCGACGCCCACCGCCCCCCGGTCAAGATCAACACCCACACCCACGCAAGCCCTCCGCTGTCAAAGTCCAGCATGAACGCCCATAAAGA AGATGTGGATAAGAAAGGCTTCGTGGACCCAATCAGGACGTTGACATTGGCCCAGCTGAAAcaggagcagacagacaggagtcGAACCCCCACAGGGAAAGACGTCCACGTACACCGCCTCTACCTGGACCCCCACTGCAAGGCTCGCCAG gaTGCGGTTCAGGCAGCAGACCGAGCCAGTAAATACAAAGAGGAGAATCGGCAAATCCTGAAAGAGAGCATCGAGGTCGCTCCCTTCACCGCTAAGATCCAGCGCTCCAGTGACCCGGGGATGGATAGGGACCGAGAGAGGAGCAGAGATCCAGCCTTCCCTGTGCGGTTACCAGCTCTTGCCTCCCCAGGCCCCAAGGCCGGCCACATCCTTCCCCACGTCATCCAATCAGAGAAGAGCAATTACTTCACCACACTGTCCAACAGTGTAGTGAATGAGCCTCCAAGACTTTACCCTTCCAAGGAGCTCAGCTCTTACTATGAGAAAGTGTCTGGCGGAGCTCCAGGGGTTGTGGCCAGTGTCGGGGCCAATGTGCCAAGCCAGGGAGCTCTGTCCCTGGGCAGCTATAGCTCCAAAACTTCTCTCTCCAAGCCCCCTCCCCTCATTAAGCACCAgccagagggaggagagggttTAGCAGGAAAAATCACTGAGCAGCTCAGCCAGCAGGTGACACTAGTCCAACAGCAGCATTCGCAACACACAGGTATAGACAGGATAGAACGCCGCAGCCCTGCCatttctccttcctcctctatgtctctgtcttcctcctcagcacccaaccaccaccaccaccaccaccacccccaccaccaacaacaacaacagcagcagcagcagcagcagcagcagcaacagctcaGGGCAATGCCATCTCTCCACCGAGCACCTGTGTTCCATCCGCCCACACAGCACGCACTAGAACGCAGAGAGGCTGCGGAACGGGAGAAGGAGcgggagaaggaaagagagagagagagggagagagcagctTATGGTGGACGCCTGTCTCCGCCAACACTCACACCCAtccagccagttagcttagcggCAGCTGGTAGTAAAACTTCAGCGGAGCAGCAGAAGCCCCCCACGCTGCTGCCGGAACTCAGGGACGTCAAAGGTCATGGAAACGCTGCCGTCGTCACCTCTGTGGCCTCGGCCATCAGTGGGGAGATCATGACTTCATCTACAGACGCATGGAGAGGTGGAGAGATGATTCAGGAAAGACAAGGCTCATTCTCTGGAGAGAAAGGAGTGTCAAGGGGCAAGCCCCAATCCGCAATGGCATCAGTCATTGTGCGTCCATCGACATCTGTTAAGTACGACAGTCCTCCTGGTGCTAACAAATCTGGTGCTATGCTCCTTAAAGAGCTCCCCCAGGGGAGGTTCTACCCATCCAAGCTTCAGGGGGAATGCCTCAGACTAGGGGAGAGTGTTAGAGAAGCTGTAGCTGGCAGGGTTATCCAACCCAACTCAAACCTGGACGACATGTGTGTCCAGTATAAAAATACTTACATGCGTGGCATGCAGGGAACTATGGGGGCCAGTATCACAAACTCTGTGTGCAGGACTGCTATTTCAGCCGCATCAGCTTTTGGCGTACAGAGTATCAGTGGGACAGCCATCTCTGAGCTGGGCTACTCTGTCTCAGCTCGAGGAGAGATCTCACCCCATAGCGCTGGCTTTTGTGGCCGGGTGCTGAGCCACTTAGGACCAGGAGAGTACCAGGAAGGGTTAGGCTCACGCAACACATCACCAGGGGGGTCTCTGCCTCCCTCTAGTCCAGCAGGAACACCCCAGCCTAGTCCAAGCCTCACCCCAACACCTTCCTCCATTTCTGGCTCCAGTCAGCCTTACTCCTCCTCCTTTGTCCACCTTAAGAAGCACAAAGCGGCCTTGGCTGCCGCCCAATCCAGAAGCAACTTCTCCACTGCTCCAACATCCATCGCAACTGGAAACTGTTTCCTACCTGTGGATTCAGTTGACAAAACCCCCATTCACAACTCGCCCCCTCCACCCTCCAGCCAAGCCTCATCGTCTTCGGTCGACAGTAGTAGCGGCAGCTTGGCAAGCGGGAGCACAACAACGGGCAAGTCCAGTCCCCTGCCCAACGGCCAGAGCTCTGGACCAGCCTCAACAAGCAGCGGGCAGTCCATTAACTACCACAAGCTGAAGAAAGCCTGGTTAACCCGGCACTCAGAGGAGGACAGGAACACAACTGCCACTATATGCTCCACCAGTACTAAACCGGAGAAACTGcccagcaccaccaccaccaccaccaccaccaccagcacaaGTAACACCTCCGCCATGGCAGAAATGATCAAACCCTGTACAGTCAATCTCAGCGCCTCCACCTCCAGTGAGGTGGAGATGAGCAAAGAAAGTGCAAGCAAAGTGGAGCGAGAGAGGCAGCTGGAGGAGAAGGGGGGAGgagtggaggagaggaaagcAGCTCCCTCATCAAGGCGAGGGAACAAGCGGTCATACGAGTCGGGTTCCGAgagcgggggagacgactccgACGCCAGTGAGAGCAAAATGGAAGGCAGAGCCAAGCGTCAGCCTAAACCCACCTACAAGAAGAAGCAGAATGATATGGCCAAGAAGAAAGGAGACAACGAAAAGGAGGAAGATGACGTGAAGCCCAATGGCATTTTCAGATCGGCCCGAGAGAAGACTAAACTCAAACTAGCCAGCAGCA ATGGGATCCCCCGCTCTGTCCTGAAGGACTGGAGGAAGGTGAAGAAGCTGAAGCAGACCGCGGAGTCTTTCCTGCAGGATGACTCGTGTGCTGAAATTGGACCCAACCTGCAGAAGTGTCGGGAGTGCAGGGTGGTCCGCAGCAAGAAGGGAGAGGAGCCGACACATTCTCCTGTTTTCTGTCGCTTCTACTATTTCAGACG GCTTTCCTTCAGTAAAAATGGAGTCATCCGGATGGATGGCTTCTCCACTCCGGACCAGTTTGATGATGAAGCACTGGCCCTGTGGGTCCCTGGGCTGATGGAGGAGAGCCACCTGGACCAGACCACAGCCAAGTACATCCTCAGCTTCATAGGAGACAAGTTCTGTCAGATGGTTGTGACTGAGAATACTGCAGCCACCTGGGTCAAGAAGGATG cCAAGCTGGCGTGGAAGCGAGCGGTGAGGGGGGTGAGGGAGATGTGTGACGCATGCGAGGCAACACTCTTCAACATCCACTGGGTCTGTCAGAAATGTGGCTTCGTTGTCTGCTTGGACTGCTACAAGGCCAAGGAGAGAAGGAGCTCCAAAG ATAAAGAACTATACGGCTGGCTTAAGTGTGTGAAAGGCCAACCCCACGATCACAAACACCTGATGCCCACACAGATCATACCTGGCACAG TGCTGACAGAGTTGGTGACTTCCATGCACTCTCTGAGAGAGAAACACAACATCAAATCCCACTGCCCCTGCACCAACAAGCAGAACCTCCTCACCAAACTACCAGCCACCAACGGAGTCTCACAG GTTCTGCAGAACGTCCTGAACCACAGTAACAAACTGTCCCTGGTGAAAGCTGAGCCGGGCTCTCAGCAGAACTCTGACCAGGGAGGAACCAAGGCGGAGACTAACGGAGGGCGCGGTGGAGGAAGCAGTCCAGGCAGTGACGCAGGAAGTGCTCCTGTCACCCCGCCTGAGTCCCAGTCCCCTCTGCACTTCCTGGCTGACCTGGCAGAGCAGAAATCcagggaggagaagaaag AAAACAAGTCTGTGCTGCTTGGTAAATCGGTCCAGGAAGACAAGGACGGGGACAGCCTGGAGGTCCTGCAGCAGTGTAAAACCACCTCACTGGTGGCGAATAGTACAGAGCATGGCTCCACACTCAGAGATCTGCTCACCACCACAGCAGGGAAGCTGAAGCTGGGCTCCACCGATGCAGGAATTGCCTTTGCACCAGTCTACTCTACTGCgtcacag ACTGGGAAAGGTGGGAGGACCATGCCCAATATCCTTGATGACATCATTGCTTCAGTAGTTGAGAATAAAATCCCTGCCAGCCGCCAGAGCATCACCACCAAACTGTCAATTAAGCAGGAGCCTGTCGCCccaagcaacaacaacaacaacaccatctCTGTCCCTGCTATTACTGAGGATGCAAAACCAGACAGGAAGAAGTCAGCGCATGTAACTACAGCAGTGCCAGAAGAATCAACCAATCAGTATCCAGATATTCCCCACTGCTGGTTAAACAACAGACGGTTACTGTGGCTCAAAGATCACAGCAACCAGAACAACTGGAAGCTGTTCAGAGAGTGCTGGAAACAAGGACAG CCTGTGTTGGTGTCAGGGATCCATAAGCGACTGAATGGTGGCCTGTGGAAAGCTGACTCCTTCAACCAGGAGTTTGCAGACCATCAGGGAGACCTCCTGAATTGTAAAGACCAGGTTGTGTCCAACTCTGGGATCAAGGAGTTCTGGGACGGATTTGAGGACATCACTA AGCGGCCCAAGTCCAAGGATGGAGAACCTATGGTCTACAGACTGAAGGACTGGCCGTCTGGTGAGGAGTTCATGGCCCTCATGCCCTCAAG GTATGATGACTTGATGAAGAACTTGCCCCTGCCAGAGTACTCAGATCCAGAGGGCAACCTCAACCTGGCCTCCCACCTGCCATCTTTCTTTGTCAGGCCAGATCTGGGGCCGAGACTCTGCTGTGCCTACG GTGTAGCTGCTTCTCAGGACCAGGACTTTGGGACTGCCAACCTCCATGTGGAAGTCTCTGATGTCGTCTCTGTGCTGGTCTATGTAGGAGTAGCCAAAGGCAATGGAGTCCTGTCCAAAACTG gagtgtTGAAGCgcctggaggaggaggatcTAGATGAGGGGGTTCGAAGAAGGCTCAAAGACTCCAGTGAGACCCCCGGGGCTCTGTGGCACATCTACCTCAACAAAGACATGGACCAAGTCCGAGAGTTCCTGTATAAG GAGCAGGGATTGGACGTGTCAATGGACCAGGACCCAATCAGAGAGCAGGGCTTGTACCTAAGCAGGAAGCAGCGTCAGCGGCTGCTGGACGAACACGGAGTCCAGGGCTGGACTGTAGTTCAATTCCTGGGAGACTCTGTACTTATCCCAGCAGGAGCCATGCACCAG gtccAGAACCTCCACAGCTGTGTCCAGGTCATCAATGACTTTGTGTCTCCCGAGCACGTGGCCAACTCCTTCCACCTGACCCAGGAGCTCCGGCCCAATAAAGAGGAGGTAAACTACGAGGATAAACTACAG GTGAAGAACATTCTGTACCACTGTGTGAAGGAGGTGGTGAGCTCCCTGAAGAGGGCCAGCGATGAGGAAGACGATGAGGAAGAGAACTCATGA